Proteins from a genomic interval of Lysobacter arenosi:
- the acnD gene encoding Fe/S-dependent 2-methylisocitrate dehydratase AcnD, which yields MNSQYRKPLPGTALDYFDARAAIEAIAPGAYDRLPYTSRVHAENLVRRAEPGMLDAYLTQLIERRRDLDFPWFPARVVCHDILGQTALVDLAGLRDAIAERGGDPSQINPVVPTQLIVDHSLAVEYGGFDKDAFAKNRAVEDRRNEDRFHFINWTKKAFRNVDVIPPGNGIMHQINLERMSPVVHARDGVAFPDTLVGTDSHTPHVDALGVIAIGVGGLEAESVMLGRASWMRLPDIIGVNLTGKPQPGITATDIVLALTEFLRQSKVVGAYLEFHGEGASALTLGDRATISNMAPEYGATAAMFFIDDKTIDYLRLTGREDAQIKLVETYAKQAGLWGDALETAEYERELTFDLSSVVRNMAGPSNPHKRLPTSDLAARGIAGAWEDVPGQMPDGAVIIAAITSCTNTSNPRNVIAAGLIARNANARGLVRRPWVKSSLAPGSKAVQLYLEEAGLLTELEKLGFGIVAFACTTCNGMSGALDPAIQQEVIDRDLYATAVLSGNRNFDGRIHPYAKQAFLASPPLVVAYAIAGTVRFDIERDALGHDADGNPITLKDIWPSDEEIDAIVASSVKPDHFRQVYEPMFRISEMHGEKVGPLYDWRPQSTYIRRPPYWEGALAGERSLSGMRPLAVLGDNITTDHLSPSNAIMASSAAGEYLAKMGLPEEDFNSYATHRGDHLTAQRATFANPKLLNEMVRDESGNVKQGSLARIEPEGQVTRMWEAIETYMERRQPLIIIAGADYGEGSSRDWAAKGVRLAGVEAIAAEGFERIHRTNLIGMGVLPLEFLPGTNRTTLAIDGTETYDVIGERTPRAQLTLVINRRNGERVEVPVTCRLDTAEEVSIYDAGGVLQRFANDFLESAQAA from the coding sequence ATGAACAGCCAATACCGCAAGCCGCTCCCGGGCACCGCGCTCGACTACTTCGATGCACGCGCCGCGATCGAGGCGATCGCGCCCGGTGCCTACGACCGGCTTCCGTACACCTCGCGCGTGCATGCCGAGAACCTGGTGCGTCGCGCCGAACCGGGCATGCTCGATGCCTACCTGACGCAGCTGATCGAGCGTCGCCGCGATCTCGATTTCCCGTGGTTCCCGGCACGCGTGGTCTGCCACGACATCCTCGGCCAGACCGCGCTGGTCGACTTGGCCGGCCTGCGCGATGCGATCGCCGAGCGTGGCGGTGATCCGTCGCAGATCAATCCGGTGGTGCCGACGCAGTTGATCGTCGACCACTCGCTGGCGGTGGAGTACGGCGGCTTCGACAAGGACGCGTTCGCCAAGAACCGCGCCGTCGAGGATCGCCGCAACGAGGACCGCTTCCACTTCATCAACTGGACGAAGAAGGCGTTCCGCAACGTCGACGTGATTCCGCCGGGCAACGGCATCATGCATCAGATCAACCTGGAGCGGATGTCGCCGGTGGTGCATGCGCGTGATGGCGTCGCGTTCCCGGACACGCTGGTCGGCACCGACAGCCACACCCCGCACGTCGATGCACTCGGCGTCATTGCCATCGGCGTCGGCGGCCTGGAAGCGGAGAGCGTGATGCTCGGCCGCGCCTCGTGGATGCGCCTGCCCGACATCATCGGCGTCAACCTCACCGGCAAGCCGCAGCCCGGCATCACCGCCACCGACATCGTGCTGGCGCTGACCGAGTTCCTGCGCCAATCGAAGGTGGTCGGCGCGTACCTGGAATTCCATGGCGAAGGCGCGTCGGCGCTGACCCTGGGTGACCGCGCGACGATCTCCAACATGGCGCCGGAGTACGGCGCGACGGCGGCGATGTTTTTCATCGACGACAAGACCATCGACTACCTGCGCCTGACCGGCCGCGAGGATGCGCAGATCAAGCTGGTCGAGACCTACGCGAAGCAGGCCGGCCTGTGGGGCGATGCGCTCGAGACCGCCGAGTACGAACGCGAACTCACGTTCGACCTGTCGTCGGTGGTGCGCAACATGGCCGGCCCGTCCAACCCGCACAAGCGCCTGCCGACCTCCGACCTGGCCGCGCGCGGCATCGCCGGTGCATGGGAAGACGTGCCGGGGCAGATGCCCGACGGCGCGGTGATCATCGCCGCCATCACCAGCTGCACCAACACCAGCAACCCGCGCAACGTGATTGCCGCCGGCCTGATCGCGCGCAACGCCAACGCCCGCGGACTCGTTCGCCGGCCGTGGGTGAAGTCGTCGCTGGCGCCGGGTTCCAAGGCCGTGCAGCTCTATCTGGAAGAAGCCGGCCTGCTGACGGAGCTTGAGAAGCTCGGCTTCGGCATCGTCGCCTTCGCCTGCACCACCTGCAACGGCATGAGCGGCGCGCTGGATCCGGCGATCCAGCAGGAAGTGATCGACCGCGACCTGTACGCGACCGCGGTGTTGTCGGGCAACCGCAACTTCGACGGCCGCATCCATCCGTACGCCAAGCAGGCCTTCCTCGCCTCGCCGCCGCTGGTGGTGGCGTATGCGATCGCCGGCACCGTGCGCTTCGACATCGAGCGCGACGCGCTCGGCCATGACGCCGATGGCAATCCGATCACGCTCAAGGACATCTGGCCGAGCGACGAGGAGATCGACGCGATCGTCGCCAGCAGCGTCAAGCCGGACCACTTCCGCCAGGTCTACGAGCCGATGTTCCGCATCAGCGAAATGCACGGCGAGAAGGTCGGCCCGCTGTACGACTGGCGCCCGCAGAGCACCTACATCCGTCGTCCGCCGTACTGGGAAGGCGCGCTGGCCGGTGAGCGCTCGCTCAGCGGCATGCGCCCGCTGGCCGTGCTCGGCGACAACATCACCACCGACCACCTGTCGCCGTCGAACGCGATCATGGCCTCCAGCGCCGCCGGCGAGTACCTGGCGAAGATGGGCCTGCCGGAAGAGGACTTCAATTCCTACGCGACCCACCGCGGCGACCACCTCACGGCGCAGCGCGCCACGTTCGCCAATCCGAAGCTGCTCAACGAGATGGTGCGCGACGAGTCGGGCAACGTGAAGCAGGGATCGCTGGCGCGGATCGAGCCGGAAGGGCAGGTCACGCGTATGTGGGAGGCGATCGAAACCTACATGGAGCGTCGCCAGCCGCTGATCATCATCGCCGGTGCCGACTACGGCGAGGGTTCCTCGCGCGACTGGGCCGCCAAGGGCGTGCGCCTGGCGGGCGTCGAGGCGATCGCGGCCGAGGGCTTCGAGCGTATTCACCGTACCAACCTGATCGGCATGGGCGTGCTGCCGCTCGAGTTCCTGCCGGGCACCAACCGCACCACGCTGGCCATCGACGGCACGGAGACCTATGACGTCATCGGCGAGCGCACTCCGCGCGCGCAGCTGACGCTGGTCATCAATCGTCGCAACGGCGAGCGCGTCGAAGTGCCGGTGACCTGCCGCCTCGACACCGCCGAGGAGGTGTCGATCTACGACGCCGGCGGCGTGTTGCAGCGCTTCGCCAACGATTTCCTCGAGTCCGCGCAGGCCGCCTAG
- a CDS encoding outer membrane protein OmpK has product MSARVLIGSLLGGLGFAAFPAVAQDAPAPAADPSFFLWTDTSLTLLAYGKGFAVDPDEQSTFTLEHAHESRIGDFFMFIDFTDFHGQPATESTWYGEFGPRLSFGKLLDKDLSRTLFRHSLFEIKDVLLAMQYERGEDPDLAEAALVGLGLNLDVREAGPLGGLGKFNYVQLNIYGRAELIEGARHGFHDAQVTLAASYPFRIGKATFLADGYFDWVAGLGSEDWSYHLNPQISWDAGASIWNTPGKFFIGVEVDLWWNKYQIVNSPFFDTNQNAVSFMLKYHL; this is encoded by the coding sequence GTGTCAGCGCGGGTCCTCATCGGGTCGCTGCTGGGCGGACTGGGGTTCGCGGCCTTTCCGGCGGTCGCGCAGGACGCGCCAGCGCCCGCCGCGGATCCTTCTTTCTTCCTGTGGACCGATACCAGCCTCACGCTGCTTGCCTACGGCAAGGGCTTCGCGGTCGATCCCGACGAGCAGTCGACCTTCACGCTCGAGCATGCGCACGAGTCGAGGATCGGCGACTTCTTCATGTTCATCGACTTCACCGATTTCCACGGCCAGCCTGCCACCGAGTCGACGTGGTACGGGGAGTTCGGACCGCGCCTGAGTTTCGGCAAGCTGCTCGACAAGGACCTCTCGCGCACCCTCTTCCGCCACAGCCTGTTCGAGATCAAGGATGTCCTGCTGGCCATGCAGTACGAGCGCGGCGAGGATCCGGACCTCGCCGAAGCCGCGCTGGTCGGACTGGGGTTGAACCTCGATGTGCGCGAGGCCGGCCCGCTCGGTGGACTGGGCAAGTTCAACTACGTGCAATTGAACATCTACGGCCGCGCGGAGCTGATCGAAGGTGCGCGCCATGGATTCCACGACGCACAGGTCACGCTGGCCGCCAGCTATCCGTTCCGGATCGGCAAGGCGACGTTCTTGGCCGATGGCTACTTCGATTGGGTGGCCGGGCTTGGCTCGGAGGACTGGAGCTACCACCTCAATCCGCAGATCTCGTGGGATGCCGGCGCCTCGATCTGGAACACACCCGGCAAGTTCTTCATCGGTGTCGAAGTGGATCTGTGGTGGAACAAGTACCAGATCGTCAACTCGCCCTTCTTCGACACCAACCAGAATGCCGTGAGCTTCATGCTCAAGTACCACCTGTAG
- a CDS encoding NADP-dependent oxidoreductase, which produces MPQTANVNRRIVLASRPKGAPTPQDFRLEQRDVPTPAEGEVLLRTLYLSLDPYMRGRMSDAPSYAPPTAIDDVMVGGTVSRVVASRHPKFAEGDLVLGGSGWQDYEVSNGRDLMALGNAAHPSLALSVLGMPGFTAYHGLLNIGEPKPGETVVVAAASGAVGAVVGQIARIKGARVVGVAGGADKCRYVLDELGFDACIDRNDPQFAQKLAEACKDGIDVYFENVGGAVLDAVLPLLNEGARVPVCGLIAHYNDQKLPAGPDRLPLLLGLVLRKRIRLQGFIILDHYADGFAPFYREMSAWVAAGKVKLREDIVDGLENAPAAFMGLLEGKNFGKLVVHVAD; this is translated from the coding sequence ATGCCGCAGACCGCAAACGTGAATCGCCGCATCGTCCTCGCCTCGCGCCCCAAGGGCGCGCCCACGCCGCAGGACTTCCGCCTCGAACAGCGCGATGTGCCAACGCCCGCAGAAGGCGAGGTCCTCCTGCGAACTCTCTATCTGTCTCTCGACCCTTACATGCGCGGGCGGATGAGCGATGCGCCGTCGTATGCGCCGCCCACCGCGATCGACGATGTGATGGTCGGTGGCACCGTCAGCCGCGTCGTTGCATCGCGCCATCCGAAGTTCGCCGAAGGCGATCTCGTCCTCGGCGGTTCGGGCTGGCAGGACTACGAGGTATCGAACGGCCGCGACCTGATGGCGCTCGGCAACGCCGCCCATCCTTCGCTCGCATTGAGCGTGCTGGGCATGCCCGGCTTCACCGCGTACCACGGCCTGTTGAACATCGGCGAGCCGAAGCCCGGCGAGACCGTGGTAGTTGCCGCGGCCAGTGGCGCGGTTGGCGCGGTGGTCGGGCAGATCGCCCGGATCAAGGGCGCGCGCGTGGTCGGCGTGGCCGGTGGCGCCGACAAGTGCCGCTACGTGCTCGACGAACTCGGCTTCGATGCCTGCATCGATCGCAACGACCCGCAGTTCGCGCAGAAACTCGCCGAAGCCTGCAAGGACGGCATCGACGTCTACTTCGAGAACGTCGGCGGCGCAGTGCTCGATGCCGTGCTGCCGCTGCTCAACGAGGGCGCGCGCGTGCCGGTGTGCGGACTGATCGCCCATTACAACGACCAGAAGCTGCCCGCTGGGCCCGATCGCCTGCCGTTGTTGCTGGGCCTGGTGCTGCGCAAGCGCATCCGTCTGCAGGGCTTCATCATCCTGGACCACTACGCCGATGGCTTCGCGCCGTTCTACCGCGAGATGAGCGCCTGGGTCGCGGCCGGCAAGGTGAAGCTGCGCGAGGACATCGTCGACGGGCTGGAGAACGCGCCAGCGGCCTTCATGGGCCTGCTCGAAGGCAAGAACTTCGGCAAGCTGGTGGTCCACGTCGCGGACTGA
- a CDS encoding nuclear transport factor 2 family protein: MMSLVLAAATAATAATAVSPAASPVAIDPTTRAAIEATCFDYVDGQLEGDPKRVARALHPDLAKRRVLGDTPDERLGLRRMSKEELVELTRQGALKTPKEQWKRSCTVLDVAGNTAAVRAETPWFVDFFHMGKFDDRWIIVNALWYSKPK; encoded by the coding sequence ATGATGAGCCTGGTGCTTGCCGCAGCAACGGCAGCAACGGCAGCGACCGCCGTGTCGCCTGCCGCATCGCCCGTCGCAATTGACCCGACCACCCGCGCCGCGATCGAGGCGACGTGCTTCGACTATGTCGACGGGCAGCTCGAGGGCGATCCGAAACGCGTCGCCCGCGCGCTGCACCCCGACCTCGCCAAGCGTCGCGTGCTGGGTGATACCCCCGACGAGCGTCTGGGCCTGCGGCGCATGAGCAAGGAAGAACTGGTCGAGCTGACGCGACAGGGCGCGCTGAAGACGCCGAAGGAGCAATGGAAACGCTCCTGCACGGTGCTGGACGTTGCCGGCAATACCGCGGCCGTGCGCGCGGAAACCCCGTGGTTCGTCGACTTCTTCCACATGGGCAAGTTCGACGACCGCTGGATCATCGTCAACGCGCTCTGGTACTCCAAGCCGAAGTGA
- a CDS encoding low affinity iron permease family protein has translation MHTHKSWYTRFAKSAAHFAGRPRVFALAALLILVWIVTGPIFGFSDTWQLVINTGTTIITFLMVFLIQNTQNRDTEAIQVKLDELIRATHGAHNALLDLEELEEMTLDEFKAKYQALATHARNDLDRGKKDTGTPEA, from the coding sequence ATGCACACCCACAAATCCTGGTACACCCGGTTCGCCAAGTCCGCCGCGCACTTCGCCGGCCGGCCACGCGTGTTCGCCCTGGCTGCGCTGCTGATCCTGGTCTGGATCGTGACCGGGCCGATCTTCGGCTTCAGCGACACCTGGCAGCTGGTGATCAACACCGGCACGACCATCATCACCTTCCTGATGGTCTTCCTGATCCAGAACACGCAGAACCGCGACACCGAGGCGATCCAGGTCAAGCTCGACGAACTGATCCGGGCGACCCATGGCGCGCACAACGCGCTGCTCGACCTGGAGGAACTGGAGGAAATGACCCTCGACGAGTTCAAGGCCAAGTACCAGGCACTCGCCACGCATGCGCGCAATGACCTCGACCGGGGCAAGAAGGACACCGGCACGCCCGAGGCGTGA
- a CDS encoding SRPBCC family protein → MSAATGTVRLHRVLRAPAERIYRAFLDPDAMAKWLPPHGFTGKVHQMDAKVGGSYRMSFTNFATGKSHSFGGKYLELVPGELLRYVDEFEDPNMPGQMQVTVQLKTVVCGTEVNIVQEGIPAMIPVEFCYLGWQESLTLLAQLIEAEIPDEPAP, encoded by the coding sequence ATGTCAGCAGCTACCGGAACCGTGCGTCTCCACCGTGTGCTTCGTGCGCCCGCCGAACGCATCTATCGTGCGTTCCTCGATCCCGATGCGATGGCGAAGTGGCTGCCGCCGCACGGTTTCACCGGCAAGGTGCATCAGATGGATGCCAAGGTCGGCGGCAGCTACCGCATGTCGTTCACCAACTTCGCCACCGGCAAGAGCCATTCGTTCGGTGGCAAGTACCTGGAGCTGGTGCCCGGCGAGCTGCTGCGCTATGTCGACGAGTTCGAAGACCCGAACATGCCCGGGCAGATGCAGGTCACCGTGCAGTTGAAGACGGTCGTCTGCGGCACCGAGGTCAACATCGTGCAGGAAGGCATCCCGGCGATGATCCCGGTCGAGTTCTGCTACCTGGGCTGGCAGGAATCGCTGACGCTGCTGGCGCAGCTGATCGAAGCCGAGATTCCAGACGAACCCGCTCCCTGA
- a CDS encoding SDR family oxidoreductase produces MKIVVAGGHGLVGSKLVARLKSRGYDVLAASRRSGVNTVTGEGLQSALDGADVVVDVTNAPSFDEPEVTEFFTRSSERLLAAAERAGVSHYLALSVVGTQRLQTSGYFRAKDAQERLVKRSGVPHSLVQATQFFEFMANIIPPGSGKDIVHLSPALVQPVAADDVAVRLADLVVARPSNATIEIAGPETYRLCELVQWVMYSYQDDRPVIADPAASYYGAILDDHTLTPDKQALIADTYFKDWLDGYLSGAIEIPHVHHPDPLAHKS; encoded by the coding sequence ATGAAAATCGTAGTGGCCGGCGGCCATGGCCTCGTCGGATCCAAGCTCGTCGCCCGGCTGAAGAGTCGCGGATACGACGTGCTGGCCGCCTCCCGCCGGTCCGGCGTCAACACCGTCACCGGCGAAGGATTGCAGTCGGCGCTGGACGGTGCGGATGTCGTCGTCGACGTCACCAATGCGCCCTCGTTCGACGAGCCGGAGGTGACGGAATTCTTCACGCGTTCGAGCGAGCGGCTGCTTGCCGCCGCCGAGCGTGCCGGCGTCTCGCATTACCTGGCGCTTTCGGTGGTCGGCACGCAACGCCTGCAGACCAGCGGCTACTTCCGCGCCAAGGACGCACAGGAGCGTCTGGTGAAACGTTCGGGCGTGCCGCATTCGCTGGTGCAGGCGACGCAGTTCTTCGAGTTCATGGCCAACATCATTCCGCCTGGCAGTGGCAAGGACATCGTCCACCTGTCGCCTGCGCTGGTGCAGCCCGTGGCCGCGGACGACGTGGCCGTGCGGCTTGCCGACCTGGTGGTCGCGCGACCGTCGAATGCCACCATCGAGATCGCCGGACCGGAGACCTATCGGCTGTGCGAACTCGTTCAGTGGGTCATGTACAGCTACCAGGACGACCGGCCGGTGATCGCCGACCCTGCGGCCAGTTACTACGGCGCGATCCTTGACGACCACACGCTCACGCCCGACAAGCAGGCGCTGATCGCCGATACCTACTTCAAGGACTGGCTCGACGGTTACCTGTCCGGGGCCATCGAAATTCCGCATGTCCACCACCCCGATCCGCTCGCGCACAAGTCGTAG
- a CDS encoding DUF899 domain-containing protein — protein sequence MNTALNESTIDLSLADHPVVGKEQWLAARKALLAREKELTRLQDQIARERRALPWVRVDKDYVFDTPEGPRTLAELFDGRSQLLVQHFMFAPGWEQGCKSCSFMADHNDGANLHLAQRDVTLLAVSRAPLAEIGRFRQRMGWKFKWVSSHGTTFNHDFGVNFSQEEMSSGKVDYNYTRQQFPHEEAPGISVFHRDEGGQVFHTYSRYGRGVEVMMHTYNLLELTPKGRDEDGMDYPMAWVRHHDRYETAAPAASCCASKA from the coding sequence ATGAACACCGCACTCAACGAATCGACCATCGACCTTTCCCTTGCTGACCACCCGGTCGTCGGCAAGGAACAATGGCTCGCCGCACGCAAGGCACTGCTCGCACGCGAGAAGGAACTCACGCGCCTGCAGGACCAGATCGCCCGTGAGCGCCGCGCACTGCCGTGGGTGCGTGTGGACAAGGACTACGTCTTCGATACGCCCGAAGGCCCAAGGACGCTGGCAGAGCTGTTCGATGGCCGCAGCCAGCTGCTGGTGCAGCACTTCATGTTCGCACCGGGCTGGGAGCAGGGCTGCAAGAGTTGCTCCTTCATGGCCGACCACAACGACGGCGCCAACCTCCACCTGGCACAACGTGACGTCACGCTGCTGGCGGTCTCGCGCGCGCCACTGGCCGAGATCGGACGCTTCCGCCAGCGCATGGGCTGGAAGTTCAAGTGGGTGTCCTCGCATGGCACCACCTTCAACCATGACTTCGGCGTCAACTTCAGCCAGGAAGAGATGTCCAGCGGCAAGGTCGACTACAACTACACCCGGCAGCAGTTCCCGCACGAAGAGGCGCCGGGCATCAGCGTGTTCCATCGCGACGAGGGTGGACAGGTCTTTCACACCTACTCGCGCTACGGTCGTGGCGTGGAAGTGATGATGCACACCTACAACCTGCTCGAGCTCACGCCGAAGGGCCGCGACGAGGACGGCATGGACTACCCGATGGCGTGGGTGCGCCACCACGATCGCTACGAGACGGCCGCACCCGCCGCGTCGTGCTGCGCGTCGAAGGCGTGA